The Bubalus bubalis isolate 160015118507 breed Murrah chromosome 18, NDDB_SH_1, whole genome shotgun sequence genome contains a region encoding:
- the ZNF135 gene encoding zinc finger protein 135 isoform X3, producing MREKKTTPPCPQHNLKLGLQDQVTFEDVVVDFTQEEWGHLEPAQRTLYRDVMLETFGLLVSVDLETRPQSKLSTEKQGVTEEIPNSALVERFLQESLWHSKDEDTADHREQGPEKSDSCVVQAACTLVKTLTEEQQQGDGCGENLSLRPDLPTQPMTPERQGAPMWGTHGQREDPDSNAQQKTCAKEKPYGCQECGKAFSHSLALIEHHRTHTGERPYECHECGKGFRNSSALTKHQRIHTGEKPYKCAQCGRTFNQIAPLIQHQRTHTGEKPYECSECGKSFSFRSSFSQHERTHTGEKPYTCSQCGKAFRQSIHLTQHLRIHTGEKPYQCGECGKAFSHSSSLTKHQRIHTGEKPYECQACGKAFTQITPLIQHQRIHTGERPYECSECGRAFSQSTLLTEHRRIHTGEKPYGCNECGKAFSHSSSLSQHERTHTGEKPYACSQCGKAFRQSTHLTQHQRIHTGEKPYECRDCGKAFSHSSSLTKHQRIHTGEKPYECDECGKAFSQLAPLIQHQRIHTGEKPYECNQCGRAFSQSSLLIEHQRIHTKEKPYGCNECGKSFSHSSSLSQHERTHTGEKPYECQDCGKSFRQRTHLTQHQRIHTGEKPYECRDCGKAFTHSSSFIKHQRTHTG from the exons atgagagaaaagaaaaccacccCGCCCTGCCCTCAGCATAATTTGAAGCTGGGTCTGCAG GACCAAGTGACTTTTGAGGATGTGGTCGTGGACTTCACCCAGGAGGAGTGGGGGCATCTGGAGCCTGCCCAGAGGACCCTGTACCGAGATGTGATGCTGGAGACCTTCGGGCTCCTGGTCTCTGTGG ATTTGGAAACCAGACCCCAAAGCAAGCTATCAACTGAAAAGCAAGGTGTAACTGAAGAAATACCCAACAGTGCCCTGGTAGAAAGGTTCCTACAGGAAAGTCTATGGCACTCTAAGGATGAAGATACTGCAGACCACAGGGAACAGGGCCCTGAGAAGTCAGATAGCTGTGTGGTACAGGCAGCCTGCACACTTGTAAAGACACTGACAGAGGAGCAGCAGCAAGGGGATGGGTGTGGGGAAAACTTGAGTTTGAGGCCAGATCTCCCAACTCAACCAATGACTCCTGAAAGGCAAGGTGCCCCAATGTGGGGAACACATGGACAAAGGGAGGATCCAGACTCAAATGCTCAACAGAAAACCTGTGCAAAAGAGAAGCCCTATGGATGTCAGGAATGTGGAAAGGCTTTTAGTCACAGCTTAGCACTCATTGAACACCACCGAACACACACAGGAGAGAGGCCTTATGAATGTCATGAATGTGGAAAAGGCTTTCGAAACAGCTCGGCACTTACCAAACACCAGCGGATCCACACTGGTGAGAAGCCTTACAAGTGTGCTCAGTGTGGGAGGACCTTCAACCAAATTGCCCCACTGATCCAGCACCAGAGGACTCACACAGGTGAGAAACCCTATGAGTGCAGCGAGTGTGGGAAATCCTTCAGCTTTAGATCGTCCTTCAGCCAACATGAGCGGACGCACACAGGTGAGAAGCCCTACACGTGCAGTCAGTGTGGGAAGGCCTTCCGACAGAGCATCCATCTCACCCAGCACCTGCGAatccacactggggagaagccATACCAGTGTGGAGAGTGTGGAAAGGCCTTCAGCCACAGTTCATCCCTGACTAAACACCAGCGGatccacactggggagaagccCTATGAGTGCCAGGCATGTGGAAAAGCCTTCACCCAGATCACACCACTGATTCAGCATCAGAGGATACACACAGGTGAGCGGCCTTATGAGTGCAGTGAGTGCGGGAGGGCTTTCAGCCAGAGCACACTCCTGACTGAGCATCGGAGGATCCACACGGGAGAGAAGCCCTACGGGTGCAATgagtgtgggaaagccttcagtcACAGCTCATCGCTTAGCCAGCATGAGCGGACGCACACAGGCGAGAAACCCTATGCATGCAGCCAGTGTGGGAAGGCCTTCCGGCAGAGCACACACCTCACTCAGCATCAGAGGATCCACACGGGGGAGAAGCCCTACGAGTGCAGGGACTGCGGCAAGGCCTTCAGCCACAGCTCATCCCTGACCAAACACCAGCGGatccacactggggagaagccctatgagtgtgatgagtgtggcaaagCCTTCAGCCAGCTTGCTCCGCTCATTCAGCACCAGCGGATCCACACGGGAGAGAAGCCCTATGAGTGTAATCAGTGTGGCAGAGCCTTCAGCCAGAGCTCTCTCCTCATAGAACACCAGAGGATTCACACCAAGGAAAAACCCTATGGGTGCAACgaatgtggaaaatccttcagcCACAGCTCATCACTCAGCCAACACGAGAGGACACACACTGGGGAAAAGCCCTACGAGTGCCAGGACTGTGGAAAGTCCTTTAGGCAGCGCACCCACCTCACTCAGCACCAGAGGATCCACACAGGAGAGAAGCCATATGAGTGCAGGGACTGTGGGAAGGCCTTCACACACAGCTCCTCCTTTATCAAGCACCAGAGAACTCATACTGGGTAG
- the ZNF135 gene encoding zinc finger protein 135 isoform X4, which produces MTAGLLTAGDPDQVTFEDVVVDFTQEEWGHLEPAQRTLYRDVMLETFGLLVSVDLETRPQSKLSTEKQGVTEEIPNSALVERFLQESLWHSKDEDTADHREQGPEKSDSCVVQAACTLVKTLTEEQQQGDGCGENLSLRPDLPTQPMTPERQGAPMWGTHGQREDPDSNAQQKTCAKEKPYGCQECGKAFSHSLALIEHHRTHTGERPYECHECGKGFRNSSALTKHQRIHTGEKPYKCAQCGRTFNQIAPLIQHQRTHTGEKPYECSECGKSFSFRSSFSQHERTHTGEKPYTCSQCGKAFRQSIHLTQHLRIHTGEKPYQCGECGKAFSHSSSLTKHQRIHTGEKPYECQACGKAFTQITPLIQHQRIHTGERPYECSECGRAFSQSTLLTEHRRIHTGEKPYGCNECGKAFSHSSSLSQHERTHTGEKPYACSQCGKAFRQSTHLTQHQRIHTGEKPYECRDCGKAFSHSSSLTKHQRIHTGEKPYECDECGKAFSQLAPLIQHQRIHTGEKPYECNQCGRAFSQSSLLIEHQRIHTKEKPYGCNECGKSFSHSSSLSQHERTHTGEKPYECQDCGKSFRQRTHLTQHQRIHTGEKPYECRDCGKAFTHSSSFIKHQRTHTG; this is translated from the exons ATGACCGCTGGGCTCCTCACTGCCGGGGACCCG GACCAAGTGACTTTTGAGGATGTGGTCGTGGACTTCACCCAGGAGGAGTGGGGGCATCTGGAGCCTGCCCAGAGGACCCTGTACCGAGATGTGATGCTGGAGACCTTCGGGCTCCTGGTCTCTGTGG ATTTGGAAACCAGACCCCAAAGCAAGCTATCAACTGAAAAGCAAGGTGTAACTGAAGAAATACCCAACAGTGCCCTGGTAGAAAGGTTCCTACAGGAAAGTCTATGGCACTCTAAGGATGAAGATACTGCAGACCACAGGGAACAGGGCCCTGAGAAGTCAGATAGCTGTGTGGTACAGGCAGCCTGCACACTTGTAAAGACACTGACAGAGGAGCAGCAGCAAGGGGATGGGTGTGGGGAAAACTTGAGTTTGAGGCCAGATCTCCCAACTCAACCAATGACTCCTGAAAGGCAAGGTGCCCCAATGTGGGGAACACATGGACAAAGGGAGGATCCAGACTCAAATGCTCAACAGAAAACCTGTGCAAAAGAGAAGCCCTATGGATGTCAGGAATGTGGAAAGGCTTTTAGTCACAGCTTAGCACTCATTGAACACCACCGAACACACACAGGAGAGAGGCCTTATGAATGTCATGAATGTGGAAAAGGCTTTCGAAACAGCTCGGCACTTACCAAACACCAGCGGATCCACACTGGTGAGAAGCCTTACAAGTGTGCTCAGTGTGGGAGGACCTTCAACCAAATTGCCCCACTGATCCAGCACCAGAGGACTCACACAGGTGAGAAACCCTATGAGTGCAGCGAGTGTGGGAAATCCTTCAGCTTTAGATCGTCCTTCAGCCAACATGAGCGGACGCACACAGGTGAGAAGCCCTACACGTGCAGTCAGTGTGGGAAGGCCTTCCGACAGAGCATCCATCTCACCCAGCACCTGCGAatccacactggggagaagccATACCAGTGTGGAGAGTGTGGAAAGGCCTTCAGCCACAGTTCATCCCTGACTAAACACCAGCGGatccacactggggagaagccCTATGAGTGCCAGGCATGTGGAAAAGCCTTCACCCAGATCACACCACTGATTCAGCATCAGAGGATACACACAGGTGAGCGGCCTTATGAGTGCAGTGAGTGCGGGAGGGCTTTCAGCCAGAGCACACTCCTGACTGAGCATCGGAGGATCCACACGGGAGAGAAGCCCTACGGGTGCAATgagtgtgggaaagccttcagtcACAGCTCATCGCTTAGCCAGCATGAGCGGACGCACACAGGCGAGAAACCCTATGCATGCAGCCAGTGTGGGAAGGCCTTCCGGCAGAGCACACACCTCACTCAGCATCAGAGGATCCACACGGGGGAGAAGCCCTACGAGTGCAGGGACTGCGGCAAGGCCTTCAGCCACAGCTCATCCCTGACCAAACACCAGCGGatccacactggggagaagccctatgagtgtgatgagtgtggcaaagCCTTCAGCCAGCTTGCTCCGCTCATTCAGCACCAGCGGATCCACACGGGAGAGAAGCCCTATGAGTGTAATCAGTGTGGCAGAGCCTTCAGCCAGAGCTCTCTCCTCATAGAACACCAGAGGATTCACACCAAGGAAAAACCCTATGGGTGCAACgaatgtggaaaatccttcagcCACAGCTCATCACTCAGCCAACACGAGAGGACACACACTGGGGAAAAGCCCTACGAGTGCCAGGACTGTGGAAAGTCCTTTAGGCAGCGCACCCACCTCACTCAGCACCAGAGGATCCACACAGGAGAGAAGCCATATGAGTGCAGGGACTGTGGGAAGGCCTTCACACACAGCTCCTCCTTTATCAAGCACCAGAGAACTCATACTGGGTAG
- the ZNF135 gene encoding zinc finger protein 135 isoform X2: MTAGLLTAGDPDQVTFEDVVVDFTQEEWGHLEPAQRTLYRDVMLETFGLLVSVEHWLPKPDVISLLEQEAELWAADKGGPRGVCPDLETRPQSKLSTEKQGVTEEIPNSALVERFLQESLWHSKDEDTADHREQGPEKSDSCVVQAACTLVKTLTEEQQQGDGCGENLSLRPDLPTQPMTPERQGAPMWGTHGQREDPDSNAQQKTCAKEKPYGCQECGKAFSHSLALIEHHRTHTGERPYECHECGKGFRNSSALTKHQRIHTGEKPYKCAQCGRTFNQIAPLIQHQRTHTGEKPYECSECGKSFSFRSSFSQHERTHTGEKPYTCSQCGKAFRQSIHLTQHLRIHTGEKPYQCGECGKAFSHSSSLTKHQRIHTGEKPYECQACGKAFTQITPLIQHQRIHTGERPYECSECGRAFSQSTLLTEHRRIHTGEKPYGCNECGKAFSHSSSLSQHERTHTGEKPYACSQCGKAFRQSTHLTQHQRIHTGEKPYECRDCGKAFSHSSSLTKHQRIHTGEKPYECDECGKAFSQLAPLIQHQRIHTGEKPYECNQCGRAFSQSSLLIEHQRIHTKEKPYGCNECGKSFSHSSSLSQHERTHTGEKPYECQDCGKSFRQRTHLTQHQRIHTGEKPYECRDCGKAFTHSSSFIKHQRTHTG; encoded by the exons ATGACCGCTGGGCTCCTCACTGCCGGGGACCCG GACCAAGTGACTTTTGAGGATGTGGTCGTGGACTTCACCCAGGAGGAGTGGGGGCATCTGGAGCCTGCCCAGAGGACCCTGTACCGAGATGTGATGCTGGAGACCTTCGGGCTCCTGGTCTCTGTGG AACACTGGCTCCCAAAGCCGGATGTCATCTCCTTGCTGGAGCAGGAGGCAGAGCTGTGGGCAGCGGACAAGGGAGGCCCCCGAGGTGTGTGCCCAG ATTTGGAAACCAGACCCCAAAGCAAGCTATCAACTGAAAAGCAAGGTGTAACTGAAGAAATACCCAACAGTGCCCTGGTAGAAAGGTTCCTACAGGAAAGTCTATGGCACTCTAAGGATGAAGATACTGCAGACCACAGGGAACAGGGCCCTGAGAAGTCAGATAGCTGTGTGGTACAGGCAGCCTGCACACTTGTAAAGACACTGACAGAGGAGCAGCAGCAAGGGGATGGGTGTGGGGAAAACTTGAGTTTGAGGCCAGATCTCCCAACTCAACCAATGACTCCTGAAAGGCAAGGTGCCCCAATGTGGGGAACACATGGACAAAGGGAGGATCCAGACTCAAATGCTCAACAGAAAACCTGTGCAAAAGAGAAGCCCTATGGATGTCAGGAATGTGGAAAGGCTTTTAGTCACAGCTTAGCACTCATTGAACACCACCGAACACACACAGGAGAGAGGCCTTATGAATGTCATGAATGTGGAAAAGGCTTTCGAAACAGCTCGGCACTTACCAAACACCAGCGGATCCACACTGGTGAGAAGCCTTACAAGTGTGCTCAGTGTGGGAGGACCTTCAACCAAATTGCCCCACTGATCCAGCACCAGAGGACTCACACAGGTGAGAAACCCTATGAGTGCAGCGAGTGTGGGAAATCCTTCAGCTTTAGATCGTCCTTCAGCCAACATGAGCGGACGCACACAGGTGAGAAGCCCTACACGTGCAGTCAGTGTGGGAAGGCCTTCCGACAGAGCATCCATCTCACCCAGCACCTGCGAatccacactggggagaagccATACCAGTGTGGAGAGTGTGGAAAGGCCTTCAGCCACAGTTCATCCCTGACTAAACACCAGCGGatccacactggggagaagccCTATGAGTGCCAGGCATGTGGAAAAGCCTTCACCCAGATCACACCACTGATTCAGCATCAGAGGATACACACAGGTGAGCGGCCTTATGAGTGCAGTGAGTGCGGGAGGGCTTTCAGCCAGAGCACACTCCTGACTGAGCATCGGAGGATCCACACGGGAGAGAAGCCCTACGGGTGCAATgagtgtgggaaagccttcagtcACAGCTCATCGCTTAGCCAGCATGAGCGGACGCACACAGGCGAGAAACCCTATGCATGCAGCCAGTGTGGGAAGGCCTTCCGGCAGAGCACACACCTCACTCAGCATCAGAGGATCCACACGGGGGAGAAGCCCTACGAGTGCAGGGACTGCGGCAAGGCCTTCAGCCACAGCTCATCCCTGACCAAACACCAGCGGatccacactggggagaagccctatgagtgtgatgagtgtggcaaagCCTTCAGCCAGCTTGCTCCGCTCATTCAGCACCAGCGGATCCACACGGGAGAGAAGCCCTATGAGTGTAATCAGTGTGGCAGAGCCTTCAGCCAGAGCTCTCTCCTCATAGAACACCAGAGGATTCACACCAAGGAAAAACCCTATGGGTGCAACgaatgtggaaaatccttcagcCACAGCTCATCACTCAGCCAACACGAGAGGACACACACTGGGGAAAAGCCCTACGAGTGCCAGGACTGTGGAAAGTCCTTTAGGCAGCGCACCCACCTCACTCAGCACCAGAGGATCCACACAGGAGAGAAGCCATATGAGTGCAGGGACTGTGGGAAGGCCTTCACACACAGCTCCTCCTTTATCAAGCACCAGAGAACTCATACTGGGTAG
- the ZNF135 gene encoding zinc finger protein 135 isoform X6 codes for MLETFGLLVSVDLETRPQSKLSTEKQGVTEEIPNSALVERFLQESLWHSKDEDTADHREQGPEKSDSCVVQAACTLVKTLTEEQQQGDGCGENLSLRPDLPTQPMTPERQGAPMWGTHGQREDPDSNAQQKTCAKEKPYGCQECGKAFSHSLALIEHHRTHTGERPYECHECGKGFRNSSALTKHQRIHTGEKPYKCAQCGRTFNQIAPLIQHQRTHTGEKPYECSECGKSFSFRSSFSQHERTHTGEKPYTCSQCGKAFRQSIHLTQHLRIHTGEKPYQCGECGKAFSHSSSLTKHQRIHTGEKPYECQACGKAFTQITPLIQHQRIHTGERPYECSECGRAFSQSTLLTEHRRIHTGEKPYGCNECGKAFSHSSSLSQHERTHTGEKPYACSQCGKAFRQSTHLTQHQRIHTGEKPYECRDCGKAFSHSSSLTKHQRIHTGEKPYECDECGKAFSQLAPLIQHQRIHTGEKPYECNQCGRAFSQSSLLIEHQRIHTKEKPYGCNECGKSFSHSSSLSQHERTHTGEKPYECQDCGKSFRQRTHLTQHQRIHTGEKPYECRDCGKAFTHSSSFIKHQRTHTG; via the exons ATGCTGGAGACCTTCGGGCTCCTGGTCTCTGTGG ATTTGGAAACCAGACCCCAAAGCAAGCTATCAACTGAAAAGCAAGGTGTAACTGAAGAAATACCCAACAGTGCCCTGGTAGAAAGGTTCCTACAGGAAAGTCTATGGCACTCTAAGGATGAAGATACTGCAGACCACAGGGAACAGGGCCCTGAGAAGTCAGATAGCTGTGTGGTACAGGCAGCCTGCACACTTGTAAAGACACTGACAGAGGAGCAGCAGCAAGGGGATGGGTGTGGGGAAAACTTGAGTTTGAGGCCAGATCTCCCAACTCAACCAATGACTCCTGAAAGGCAAGGTGCCCCAATGTGGGGAACACATGGACAAAGGGAGGATCCAGACTCAAATGCTCAACAGAAAACCTGTGCAAAAGAGAAGCCCTATGGATGTCAGGAATGTGGAAAGGCTTTTAGTCACAGCTTAGCACTCATTGAACACCACCGAACACACACAGGAGAGAGGCCTTATGAATGTCATGAATGTGGAAAAGGCTTTCGAAACAGCTCGGCACTTACCAAACACCAGCGGATCCACACTGGTGAGAAGCCTTACAAGTGTGCTCAGTGTGGGAGGACCTTCAACCAAATTGCCCCACTGATCCAGCACCAGAGGACTCACACAGGTGAGAAACCCTATGAGTGCAGCGAGTGTGGGAAATCCTTCAGCTTTAGATCGTCCTTCAGCCAACATGAGCGGACGCACACAGGTGAGAAGCCCTACACGTGCAGTCAGTGTGGGAAGGCCTTCCGACAGAGCATCCATCTCACCCAGCACCTGCGAatccacactggggagaagccATACCAGTGTGGAGAGTGTGGAAAGGCCTTCAGCCACAGTTCATCCCTGACTAAACACCAGCGGatccacactggggagaagccCTATGAGTGCCAGGCATGTGGAAAAGCCTTCACCCAGATCACACCACTGATTCAGCATCAGAGGATACACACAGGTGAGCGGCCTTATGAGTGCAGTGAGTGCGGGAGGGCTTTCAGCCAGAGCACACTCCTGACTGAGCATCGGAGGATCCACACGGGAGAGAAGCCCTACGGGTGCAATgagtgtgggaaagccttcagtcACAGCTCATCGCTTAGCCAGCATGAGCGGACGCACACAGGCGAGAAACCCTATGCATGCAGCCAGTGTGGGAAGGCCTTCCGGCAGAGCACACACCTCACTCAGCATCAGAGGATCCACACGGGGGAGAAGCCCTACGAGTGCAGGGACTGCGGCAAGGCCTTCAGCCACAGCTCATCCCTGACCAAACACCAGCGGatccacactggggagaagccctatgagtgtgatgagtgtggcaaagCCTTCAGCCAGCTTGCTCCGCTCATTCAGCACCAGCGGATCCACACGGGAGAGAAGCCCTATGAGTGTAATCAGTGTGGCAGAGCCTTCAGCCAGAGCTCTCTCCTCATAGAACACCAGAGGATTCACACCAAGGAAAAACCCTATGGGTGCAACgaatgtggaaaatccttcagcCACAGCTCATCACTCAGCCAACACGAGAGGACACACACTGGGGAAAAGCCCTACGAGTGCCAGGACTGTGGAAAGTCCTTTAGGCAGCGCACCCACCTCACTCAGCACCAGAGGATCCACACAGGAGAGAAGCCATATGAGTGCAGGGACTGTGGGAAGGCCTTCACACACAGCTCCTCCTTTATCAAGCACCAGAGAACTCATACTGGGTAG
- the ZNF135 gene encoding zinc finger protein 135 isoform X1, which translates to MREKKTTPPCPQHNLKLGLQDQVTFEDVVVDFTQEEWGHLEPAQRTLYRDVMLETFGLLVSVEHWLPKPDVISLLEQEAELWAADKGGPRGVCPDLETRPQSKLSTEKQGVTEEIPNSALVERFLQESLWHSKDEDTADHREQGPEKSDSCVVQAACTLVKTLTEEQQQGDGCGENLSLRPDLPTQPMTPERQGAPMWGTHGQREDPDSNAQQKTCAKEKPYGCQECGKAFSHSLALIEHHRTHTGERPYECHECGKGFRNSSALTKHQRIHTGEKPYKCAQCGRTFNQIAPLIQHQRTHTGEKPYECSECGKSFSFRSSFSQHERTHTGEKPYTCSQCGKAFRQSIHLTQHLRIHTGEKPYQCGECGKAFSHSSSLTKHQRIHTGEKPYECQACGKAFTQITPLIQHQRIHTGERPYECSECGRAFSQSTLLTEHRRIHTGEKPYGCNECGKAFSHSSSLSQHERTHTGEKPYACSQCGKAFRQSTHLTQHQRIHTGEKPYECRDCGKAFSHSSSLTKHQRIHTGEKPYECDECGKAFSQLAPLIQHQRIHTGEKPYECNQCGRAFSQSSLLIEHQRIHTKEKPYGCNECGKSFSHSSSLSQHERTHTGEKPYECQDCGKSFRQRTHLTQHQRIHTGEKPYECRDCGKAFTHSSSFIKHQRTHTG; encoded by the exons atgagagaaaagaaaaccacccCGCCCTGCCCTCAGCATAATTTGAAGCTGGGTCTGCAG GACCAAGTGACTTTTGAGGATGTGGTCGTGGACTTCACCCAGGAGGAGTGGGGGCATCTGGAGCCTGCCCAGAGGACCCTGTACCGAGATGTGATGCTGGAGACCTTCGGGCTCCTGGTCTCTGTGG AACACTGGCTCCCAAAGCCGGATGTCATCTCCTTGCTGGAGCAGGAGGCAGAGCTGTGGGCAGCGGACAAGGGAGGCCCCCGAGGTGTGTGCCCAG ATTTGGAAACCAGACCCCAAAGCAAGCTATCAACTGAAAAGCAAGGTGTAACTGAAGAAATACCCAACAGTGCCCTGGTAGAAAGGTTCCTACAGGAAAGTCTATGGCACTCTAAGGATGAAGATACTGCAGACCACAGGGAACAGGGCCCTGAGAAGTCAGATAGCTGTGTGGTACAGGCAGCCTGCACACTTGTAAAGACACTGACAGAGGAGCAGCAGCAAGGGGATGGGTGTGGGGAAAACTTGAGTTTGAGGCCAGATCTCCCAACTCAACCAATGACTCCTGAAAGGCAAGGTGCCCCAATGTGGGGAACACATGGACAAAGGGAGGATCCAGACTCAAATGCTCAACAGAAAACCTGTGCAAAAGAGAAGCCCTATGGATGTCAGGAATGTGGAAAGGCTTTTAGTCACAGCTTAGCACTCATTGAACACCACCGAACACACACAGGAGAGAGGCCTTATGAATGTCATGAATGTGGAAAAGGCTTTCGAAACAGCTCGGCACTTACCAAACACCAGCGGATCCACACTGGTGAGAAGCCTTACAAGTGTGCTCAGTGTGGGAGGACCTTCAACCAAATTGCCCCACTGATCCAGCACCAGAGGACTCACACAGGTGAGAAACCCTATGAGTGCAGCGAGTGTGGGAAATCCTTCAGCTTTAGATCGTCCTTCAGCCAACATGAGCGGACGCACACAGGTGAGAAGCCCTACACGTGCAGTCAGTGTGGGAAGGCCTTCCGACAGAGCATCCATCTCACCCAGCACCTGCGAatccacactggggagaagccATACCAGTGTGGAGAGTGTGGAAAGGCCTTCAGCCACAGTTCATCCCTGACTAAACACCAGCGGatccacactggggagaagccCTATGAGTGCCAGGCATGTGGAAAAGCCTTCACCCAGATCACACCACTGATTCAGCATCAGAGGATACACACAGGTGAGCGGCCTTATGAGTGCAGTGAGTGCGGGAGGGCTTTCAGCCAGAGCACACTCCTGACTGAGCATCGGAGGATCCACACGGGAGAGAAGCCCTACGGGTGCAATgagtgtgggaaagccttcagtcACAGCTCATCGCTTAGCCAGCATGAGCGGACGCACACAGGCGAGAAACCCTATGCATGCAGCCAGTGTGGGAAGGCCTTCCGGCAGAGCACACACCTCACTCAGCATCAGAGGATCCACACGGGGGAGAAGCCCTACGAGTGCAGGGACTGCGGCAAGGCCTTCAGCCACAGCTCATCCCTGACCAAACACCAGCGGatccacactggggagaagccctatgagtgtgatgagtgtggcaaagCCTTCAGCCAGCTTGCTCCGCTCATTCAGCACCAGCGGATCCACACGGGAGAGAAGCCCTATGAGTGTAATCAGTGTGGCAGAGCCTTCAGCCAGAGCTCTCTCCTCATAGAACACCAGAGGATTCACACCAAGGAAAAACCCTATGGGTGCAACgaatgtggaaaatccttcagcCACAGCTCATCACTCAGCCAACACGAGAGGACACACACTGGGGAAAAGCCCTACGAGTGCCAGGACTGTGGAAAGTCCTTTAGGCAGCGCACCCACCTCACTCAGCACCAGAGGATCCACACAGGAGAGAAGCCATATGAGTGCAGGGACTGTGGGAAGGCCTTCACACACAGCTCCTCCTTTATCAAGCACCAGAGAACTCATACTGGGTAG